The following proteins come from a genomic window of Lolium rigidum isolate FL_2022 chromosome 5, APGP_CSIRO_Lrig_0.1, whole genome shotgun sequence:
- the LOC124653820 gene encoding purple acid phosphatase 22-like — translation MATAVPTSSFPRVGTRKKHTIAFLLRALLLMCVAFRRVIALIRICCHIAVGVPVGSVLAVARVLFAAANERSLRCMNQAALGRSVTGTVAGDLMVGAMAHSWRVLVQGITSLAFFCARADEYVRPPPSPLVLTAHDKPADHPQQVHISVVGTNKMRISWVTDDRNAPSVVEYGKSRGNYTASASGDNATYRYFLYKSGAIHHVTIGPLEPSTTYHYRCGKAGDEFTLRTPPASLPIELVVIGDLGQTEWTASTLSHIGGADYDMLLLPGDLSYADTQQPLWDSFGRLVQPLASARPWMVTEGNHEVEALPVVEFAPFVAYNARWRMPYEESGSRSNLYYSFDAAGGAAHVVMLGSYVDFEEGSEQHAWLERDLAGVDRRRTPWLIVLLHAPWYNTNQAHQGEGEAMRAAMESLLYEARVDVVFSGHVHAYERFTRVYDNEADSRGPMYITIGDGGNREGLALKFIKDHEAAHLSVFQEASFGHGRLRIVNETSAVWTWHRNDDAYATVRDEVWLESLASPKMVMATAGRRLDEL, via the exons atggcgacggccgtGCCGACCTCCTCCTTCCCTCGCGTCGGCACGCGTAAGAAGCATACAATTGCCTTTCTCCTCCGCGCGCTACTGCTCATGTGCGTCGCGTTCCGCCGCGTCATCGCGCTGATCCGTATTTGTTGCCACATTGCGGTGGGCGTCCCGGTCGGAAGCGTCCTCGCCGTGGCCAGGGTCCTCTTCGCGGCGGCGAACGAGCGGTCTCTCCGGTGCATGAACCAGGCGGCGCTCGGGCGCAGCGTCACCGGCACGGTCGCCGGGGACTTGATGGTGGGAGCCATGGCGCACTCGTGGAGGGTGCTCGTGCAGGGGATCACGTCGCTGGCGTTCTTCTGCGCGCGCGCCGACGAGTACGTCCGGCCGCCGCCGAGCCCGCTGGTACTGACGGCGCACGACAAGCCGGCCGATCATCCCCAGCAG GTGCATATTTCAGTTGTGGGAACAAACAAGATGAGGATTTCATGGGTGACGGACGACCGGAACGCGCCGTCGGTGGTGGAGTACGGCAAATCTCGGGGGAACTACACGGCGTCGGCATCAGGCGACAACGCGACGTACCGCTACTTCTTATACAAGTCCGGCGCGATCCACCACGTGACGATCGGCCCTCTCGAGCCCAGCACGACCTACCACTACCGGTGCGGCAAGGCCGGCGACGAGTTCACCCTCCGGACACCTCCGGCGTCTCTGCCCATCGAGCTCGTCGTCATCGGCGACCTCGGGCAGACCGAGTGGACGGCATCCACTCTATCGCACATCGGCGGCGCCGACTACGACATGCTGCTGCTTCCGGGGGACCTGTCGTACGCGGACACGCAGCAGCCGCTGTGGGACTCGTTCGGGCGGCTCGTGCAGCCGCTGGCGAGCGCACGGCCATGGATGGTGACGGAGGGTAACCACGAGGTCGAGGCGCTCCCCGTGGTGGAGTTCGCGCCGTTCGTCGCCTACAACGCGCGGTGGCGCATGCCGTACGAGGAGAGCGGCTCGCGCTCCAACCTCTACTACTCCTTCgacgcggcgggcggcgcggcgcacgtCGTGATGCTGGGCTCCTACGTGGATTTCGAGGAAGGGTCGGAGCAGCACGCGTGGCTGGAGCGGGACCTCGCCGGCGTGGACCGCCGGAGGACGCCGTGGCTGATCGTGCTGCTGCACGCGCCGTGGTACAACACCAACCAGGCGCACCAGGGCGAGGGCGAGGCGATGCGCGCCGCCATGGAGAGTCTCCTCTACGAGGCccgcgtcgacgtcgtcttctccggacACGTCCACGCCTACGAGCGATTC ACGAGGGTCTATGACAACGAGGCCGACAGCCGGGGCCCGATGTACATCACCATTGGCGACGGTGGCAACAGGGAAGGTCTTGCCCTCAA GTTCATCAAGGATCACGAGGCGGCGCACCTGTCGGTGTTCCAGGAGGCGAGCTTCGGGCACGGGCGGCTGAGGATCGTCAACGAGACGAGCGCCGTTTGGACGTGGCACCGCAACGATGACGCGTATGCAACCGTCCGCGACGAGGTCTGGCTGGAGAGCTTGGCGAGTCCAAAGATGGTCATGGCAACCGCTGGACGTCGCCTTGACGAGTTGTAG